The uncultured Paludibaculum sp. sequence GCGCAAGCCGGCCACGTCCTGCACCAATTGCAGGATGGCCAGCATGCGCGGGTTCTTTGTGATGATGTCGTGGAAGTCGTATTGGCCGGTGAGCCGCTTGCGCAGGATGGCGTTCTCCAACTGCAGGTTCTTCACCTTGATGATGCGGGCCACGACCAGCGAAATCTCTTCGGGGTTGCAGGGTTTGACGATGTACTCCTGCGCGCCTTCCTTCATGGCGGTGATGGCTGTGTCGACCGTGGCGTAAGCCGTGATGATGATCACCGGCGCATCGGGGTGCAGCTTGCGGATCTCCATCATGGTCTCGATGCCGTCCATGCCACCGGGCATCTTGAGGTCGATGAAGTAGATGGCGTAGTCGGTGGCCCGGGCCGCGTCGACGGCGCGGCGGCCGGAGGGGGCTGTGTCCACGTCGTAGCCGTCCTCGCGCAGCCAGGCGGCCAGCGATTCGCACATCACCTCTTCGTCGTCCACCACCAGAATCTTCCAAACTGCCTTCATGTCAGTCGTACCTCGCTTCTTCCAGCCGTTCCCGAAGAACGGGCCAGCAGCCTTCGCAATACCATTCCAACTTCGAGTCCACCTGGGGCAGGTTGATGGACAGACTCATCGCGCAGCGCAGATCGGGACAGTGAATCAGCCCGAACGTGTGGCCGAGTTCGTGCATGGCCTCTTTGCGCGCCCGGCCCAGCAACGCCGTCCCGTCCGGAGCCATGCCATAGTACTCCTGCCGCAACCGCGCGGCCGACACCACGGCGGCGCGTCCTCTCAACTGGGCCTGCCCGAAAACGAACGTCAACATAGGGATGAACAGATCGCTTTCGGTGACACCAAGAATGCGGGAGACGCCCGGAGGCACCTGCTCCAGCAGCAGTTTGAGCATCGCCACCGAGCTCATCTGGCCCCGCGCGCGGTCGTAGCCATCCAGGGGCACCGGCAGTTGCAGGCGGCGCACCACCTGCAGTCCAATCCGTTCTTCGACGCATTCGGCAATCGTCCGCATCAGAGGTTCCTCGACCTCACCCAACGAGGCCAGACACAGTCCGCTCACACGGTATGCTCCGTTTGGCTCTCGGCCGGCTTGACAGCCGACTCCATGGGGATGGTCACCGTGAAGGTGGCCCCTTCGCCCAGTGTGCTTTTCACATCGAT is a genomic window containing:
- a CDS encoding archaemetzincin family Zn-dependent metalloprotease — protein: MSGLCLASLGEVEEPLMRTIAECVEERIGLQVVRRLQLPVPLDGYDRARGQMSSVAMLKLLLEQVPPGVSRILGVTESDLFIPMLTFVFGQAQLRGRAAVVSAARLRQEYYGMAPDGTALLGRARKEAMHELGHTFGLIHCPDLRCAMSLSINLPQVDSKLEWYCEGCWPVLRERLEEARYD